A genomic segment from Neobacillus sp. YX16 encodes:
- a CDS encoding glycosyltransferase, whose product MMLTITMTLFCLFILFHTLYIFIPLYTSREKMRDYPTIEKGISILIPAYNETIVIENCLMGILNVNYTNLEILFINDGSTDDTLETFHKHLKLAKTSRLKEGVLKYEEVREIYQSQIYPYIWVIDKENGGKADALNAGIDFAKNEIVITLDADSILEPNSLNEMNLTFTDDSVVAAGGLVNIVQGFKRNEQKFAPSFKLPGLIRYQVVQYLSAFYLHKTTQSRIGSITVIAGAFGAFQRSILIQAKGYRKTVGEDMDITLRIQELIGTVLKGKRIVFVPEAVCYTECPASFKNLYRQRIRWQKAFVDCVITYRKSFFRKMNFKVSTYLLVDSFLLGTVSAYPTLMVPVIVIATMNHLKLSLILLLMSIVLAIMQDIATLLVSRRFGHLYCFRDYISVLLFLPIEVILYRVTGLFFVTVGTILYFFDKDGWSRSERIGQPIMLDMGVKAGVKDTLGG is encoded by the coding sequence ATGATGTTAACAATCACAATGACTCTTTTCTGCCTATTTATTTTATTCCATACCCTCTATATTTTTATTCCCCTTTATACAAGCAGAGAGAAAATGAGAGATTATCCAACAATAGAAAAGGGAATTAGCATTTTGATTCCTGCCTATAACGAGACAATTGTCATTGAAAACTGTCTGATGGGTATTCTCAATGTCAATTACACTAATTTAGAGATTCTGTTTATCAATGACGGCTCTACCGATGACACCCTTGAAACTTTTCACAAACACCTTAAGCTTGCGAAAACATCAAGGCTTAAGGAGGGGGTGCTGAAATATGAAGAAGTAAGGGAAATTTACCAATCGCAAATCTATCCTTATATTTGGGTGATTGATAAAGAAAACGGTGGAAAGGCCGATGCACTTAATGCCGGAATAGACTTTGCCAAGAATGAAATCGTGATTACCTTAGATGCCGACAGTATTCTCGAGCCCAACTCATTAAATGAAATGAACCTAACGTTTACAGATGACTCTGTTGTAGCTGCAGGTGGATTGGTGAATATAGTGCAAGGATTTAAACGTAATGAACAGAAATTTGCCCCTAGTTTTAAACTGCCTGGCCTTATTCGCTATCAGGTCGTTCAATATTTGAGCGCGTTTTATTTACATAAAACCACCCAATCAAGGATTGGATCGATTACGGTCATAGCTGGGGCTTTCGGTGCTTTTCAAAGAAGTATACTAATTCAAGCAAAAGGCTACAGAAAAACGGTCGGTGAAGATATGGACATTACACTAAGGATACAAGAATTAATAGGGACCGTTTTGAAAGGGAAAAGGATTGTTTTTGTACCTGAAGCCGTTTGTTATACAGAATGTCCTGCAAGCTTTAAGAATTTATACAGGCAGCGAATACGTTGGCAAAAAGCGTTTGTAGACTGCGTCATTACCTACCGCAAGTCATTTTTTCGGAAAATGAATTTCAAAGTATCAACCTACTTATTAGTAGATTCATTTTTACTTGGAACTGTGTCCGCCTATCCAACCCTAATGGTTCCCGTCATCGTTATTGCCACAATGAACCATTTGAAACTATCCCTCATTCTACTACTCATGTCGATCGTATTAGCCATTATGCAAGATATCGCCACGTTATTAGTTTCCAGAAGATTTGGTCATCTTTATTGTTTTAGGGATTATATTTCGGTGCTTTTGTTTCTTCCAATTGAAGTCATCCTCTATCGAGTGACAGGCTTGTTTTTTGTAACGGTTGGGACCATTCTCTATTTCTTTGATAAAGATGGATGGAGCCGTTCAGAGAGAATTGGACAGCCAATTATGCTTGATATGGGGGTGAAAGCAGGCGTTAAAGATACACTCGGGGGGTAA
- a CDS encoding glycoside hydrolase family 16 protein, which produces MKIFYKFLFILLSLLILSLVYIHYPSTTKDDITIQRKEAPITKDIIETNLPRIDEGDCVEEAINKETNANQNGWVLIWQDEFENNCLDSSKWNVEDWAAEKNNELQYYSPKNVKVEDGVLKLISKKEQFKGKDYTSGAVYTQGKFDFLYGKAEMRAKLPAGQGMFPAFWMMTDKENTWLPEIDIMEMLGHLPDQVWMVSHWLGEDGKLKSVSDTFKGPDFTKDFHTFGIVWTPDSITWFIDDLERFTISKNIPSESMYLYLNTAVGGNWPGSPDQATVFPVSFEIDYVRVYKGNGE; this is translated from the coding sequence ATGAAAATATTTTATAAATTTCTTTTTATCCTTTTATCACTTCTGATTTTATCCCTAGTCTATATCCACTATCCTTCTACTACAAAAGACGATATCACCATACAACGAAAAGAAGCTCCGATTACTAAAGATATTATCGAAACAAATCTGCCAAGGATTGATGAAGGTGATTGTGTGGAGGAGGCTATTAACAAGGAAACGAACGCTAATCAAAACGGGTGGGTTTTAATTTGGCAAGATGAATTCGAAAACAACTGCCTAGATTCCAGCAAGTGGAATGTAGAAGATTGGGCTGCTGAGAAAAATAATGAACTCCAATACTACTCGCCCAAAAATGTAAAAGTCGAAGATGGAGTGTTAAAGTTAATCAGCAAAAAGGAACAATTTAAAGGTAAGGATTACACATCTGGGGCTGTCTATACACAAGGGAAATTTGACTTTTTATATGGAAAAGCAGAAATGAGGGCTAAGCTTCCTGCTGGTCAAGGGATGTTTCCAGCATTTTGGATGATGACAGATAAGGAAAACACGTGGCTTCCAGAAATCGACATTATGGAAATGCTTGGTCACCTGCCTGATCAAGTTTGGATGGTTTCGCATTGGCTAGGGGAGGACGGAAAGTTAAAAAGTGTTTCTGACACCTTTAAAGGTCCAGATTTCACCAAAGATTTTCATACTTTTGGTATCGTATGGACCCCAGATTCCATTACGTGGTTCATCGACGATCTGGAGAGATTCACAATAAGTAAGAATATTCCAAGTGAAAGTATGTATTTATACCTAAATACAGCGGTTGGAGGGAACTGGCCAGGATCTCCAGACCAAGCGACCGTATTTCCAGTCAGTTTTGAAATAGACTATGTAAGGGTTTATAAGGGAAATGGAGAGTGA
- a CDS encoding zinc-ribbon domain-containing protein, translated as MANQWHEDLNGQITPDKVFPKSNKEFWWRCPSNSNHIWNASPNTRTRSGFPICAGKITETLAILYPVLSEEWHTYLNKPLTPNDITPGSTKKGWWCCIVCSYEWESTISNRKMVMVVQSVLERS; from the coding sequence ATGGCAAATCAATGGCATGAAGATTTAAATGGACAGATCACACCAGACAAAGTATTTCCAAAATCAAATAAGGAATTTTGGTGGAGATGCCCATCAAACTCTAATCATATTTGGAATGCCTCCCCAAATACTAGAACTAGATCCGGCTTTCCCATTTGTGCGGGAAAAATAACCGAAACATTAGCCATTCTTTATCCTGTACTTAGTGAAGAGTGGCATACATACCTTAATAAACCACTTACTCCAAATGACATCACTCCAGGGTCAACAAAAAAAGGATGGTGGTGCTGTATAGTTTGTTCCTACGAATGGGAATCAACTATTAGCAATCGAAAAATGGTAATGGTTGTCCAAAGTGTGCTGGAAAGGTCGTAA
- a CDS encoding zinc-ribbon domain-containing protein: MTIAREISKEWHPKKNGNLSPFEIHAYSNKKYWWICDRGHEWETTPNHRVTGTGCPKCKKGFKISFPELCLYYYLSRIFPDTKLDHNFSFFKNSAVDIYIFHQLIYQSCQNS; the protein is encoded by the coding sequence ATGACTATTGCTCGAGAGATTTCAAAAGAATGGCACCCTAAAAAAAATGGTAATTTATCTCCATTTGAAATACATGCTTATTCAAATAAAAAATATTGGTGGATTTGTGATAGAGGACATGAGTGGGAAACAACACCAAACCATAGGGTTACTGGTACGGGATGTCCAAAATGTAAAAAAGGATTTAAAATATCATTTCCAGAACTTTGTTTATATTATTATCTAAGCCGCATATTCCCTGATACAAAGTTAGATCACAATTTTAGCTTCTTTAAAAATAGTGCGGTGGATATTTATATATTCCATCAATTAATCTATCAATCTTGTCAGAATTCGTGA
- a CDS encoding zinc-ribbon domain-containing protein, which translates to MKLETLKNIDIKKDKLNILNLLPPVNRKNSLLENNPELAVEWDLTKNGALLPEHVPSSSHLYIWWRCKYDQSWQAPVYTRIKCHGSPVCAGQKATLVTSIATINPALAGEWHPTKNKSLILDLVTPGADKKVW; encoded by the coding sequence ATGAAACTTGAAACACTCAAAAACATTGATATAAAAAAGGATAAGCTCAACATTCTAAACCTGTTACCACCTGTAAATCGTAAAAATAGTCTATTAGAAAATAATCCGGAGTTAGCAGTGGAATGGGATCTAACCAAGAATGGCGCATTACTCCCTGAGCACGTACCTTCATCTTCTCACTTATACATATGGTGGAGATGTAAATACGACCAATCTTGGCAAGCCCCAGTTTATACAAGAATTAAATGTCATGGGAGTCCCGTTTGTGCTGGTCAAAAAGCTACACTGGTAACTTCCATAGCTACAATCAATCCAGCCTTAGCCGGAGAGTGGCATCCAACTAAAAACAAATCTTTAATATTAGATCTAGTAACACCAGGAGCAGATAAGAAAGTCTGGTAG
- a CDS encoding alkaline phosphatase, which yields MKKVKNIILLIGDGMGFSYTTGLRYFNHDSRLGLMNPTLFDQYFVGTQSTYSLDAESNITDSAAAGTALATGYKTYNGALGLNSEKQAVPSILEYAKFRGKSTGLVGTSQINHATLAAFATHHESREKYNEIADDYLDERIDGKHKIDVMLGGGTSYFSRNDRNLVEEFIKNGFGFATNSIELLADRNEKLLGLFAPMELPKHLDRYATTVPSLSQMTNAALTRLQQNQNGFFLLVEGSQIDWAGHDNDIVGAMSELKDFEAAFHVAIQFARKREDTIVIATADHSTGGMSIDRNVNYKWNPSIIRSVKSTPSVIAADLHETKELSKITRHMHLSLHLEDLKTIQSTLEMEVEDTRQALIDIINDYSSTGWTTKGHTGEDVPIYAYGLNRHMFSGRMENSDIARLLFEMID from the coding sequence ATGAAGAAAGTAAAAAATATTATCTTATTAATAGGGGATGGGATGGGTTTTTCGTACACGACAGGTCTTCGTTATTTTAATCATGACTCCCGACTGGGGCTGATGAATCCTACTTTATTTGATCAATACTTTGTCGGCACACAATCCACCTACTCATTGGACGCAGAAAGTAACATTACAGACTCGGCTGCAGCAGGTACTGCTTTAGCAACAGGCTATAAAACCTATAATGGTGCCCTTGGATTGAATAGTGAAAAACAGGCGGTTCCGAGTATTTTAGAATATGCCAAATTTCGTGGCAAATCTACTGGGCTAGTGGGAACAAGTCAGATCAATCATGCTACACTTGCAGCGTTTGCCACACACCATGAATCACGGGAGAAATATAATGAAATTGCTGATGATTATCTGGATGAACGAATTGATGGAAAGCACAAAATAGATGTCATGTTAGGGGGAGGGACCTCCTACTTCTCTAGAAATGACCGTAATTTAGTTGAAGAGTTTATAAAAAATGGTTTTGGTTTTGCTACGAATTCAATCGAACTTTTAGCAGATCGGAACGAGAAATTGTTAGGATTATTTGCACCAATGGAACTTCCAAAACACCTCGATCGCTATGCAACAACGGTACCTTCTCTTTCGCAAATGACCAATGCTGCACTTACCCGCTTGCAGCAAAACCAAAATGGTTTTTTTCTTTTGGTAGAGGGAAGCCAAATTGATTGGGCGGGGCATGACAATGATATCGTTGGAGCCATGAGCGAGCTTAAAGACTTTGAAGCAGCGTTTCATGTGGCCATACAATTTGCAAGAAAACGGGAGGATACCATCGTGATTGCAACAGCAGATCACTCCACTGGCGGAATGAGTATCGATCGAAATGTTAATTATAAATGGAATCCATCGATAATCAGATCCGTCAAATCAACCCCTTCTGTGATTGCAGCAGACTTGCATGAAACAAAAGAATTATCAAAAATCACACGTCACATGCACCTATCTCTTCATCTAGAAGACTTGAAAACCATCCAATCTACATTAGAAATGGAAGTAGAAGATACCAGACAGGCCCTCATTGACATTATCAATGACTATTCCAGTACAGGCTGGACGACAAAAGGTCATACCGGTGAGGATGTCCCCATCTACGCATATGGCTTGAATAGACATATGTTTAGTGGAAGAATGGAAAATAGTGATATCGCTAGGCTTCTGTTTGAAATGATTGATTAA
- a CDS encoding sulfite exporter TauE/SafE family protein, which translates to MNKLIIFSLIGFIAQLIDGSLGMGFGATSSSLLLMFGIAPAAASASIHMAEIATTAASGASHLWFKNVDKRILWKLTIPGAISAFIGAAFLSSLPGDKIKPFISVFLILLGFYILIRFLFFNHLPSKNQGSTFSSKFLTPLGIVGGFFDAVGGGGWGPITAPVLIAKNGISPKKVIGTVDTSEFAIAVSATLGFILFLGVEQYQWQWVIAFMIGGVIAAPIAAWLVRIVPSYMLGVLVGGFIILTNSMTIIKSVSLPVSLAALTYVFIIVIWMVAIIYQVKNRKRSIAVNQRVSP; encoded by the coding sequence TTGAATAAATTAATTATTTTTTCATTAATTGGTTTTATCGCACAGTTAATCGATGGTTCTTTGGGAATGGGATTTGGAGCAACATCCTCCTCATTACTGTTAATGTTCGGAATCGCACCTGCTGCTGCCTCAGCTTCCATTCATATGGCTGAAATCGCCACAACTGCAGCATCTGGTGCTTCACATCTTTGGTTTAAAAATGTAGATAAAAGGATTTTATGGAAACTAACCATCCCTGGTGCGATTAGTGCTTTTATAGGGGCGGCTTTTCTTAGCAGTTTGCCAGGGGATAAGATCAAACCGTTTATCTCTGTTTTTTTAATACTTTTAGGGTTTTACATTCTAATCCGATTTCTATTTTTCAACCATTTACCATCTAAGAATCAGGGGTCAACCTTTTCAAGTAAATTCTTAACTCCACTAGGTATTGTTGGCGGCTTCTTTGATGCGGTTGGAGGCGGAGGATGGGGGCCAATCACCGCTCCTGTTTTAATTGCCAAAAATGGAATTTCTCCTAAAAAAGTGATTGGAACGGTAGATACCAGTGAATTTGCCATTGCTGTATCAGCGACATTAGGATTCATCCTGTTTCTAGGAGTGGAACAGTACCAATGGCAATGGGTCATAGCGTTTATGATTGGCGGAGTGATTGCAGCACCTATAGCGGCTTGGCTTGTAAGAATCGTTCCTTCCTATATGCTAGGGGTACTTGTAGGAGGATTTATTATCCTTACCAATTCAATGACAATTATTAAATCAGTCTCATTACCAGTTTCTTTGGCTGCTTTAACGTACGTTTTCATTATTGTAATATGGATGGTTGCTATCATCTATCAAGTGAAGAATCGGAAACGGTCTATAGCTGTTAATCAGCGAGTATCCCCCTAG
- a CDS encoding aldose 1-epimerase family protein — translation MPEQRDEGKMMIVIENDWLKVHIVRHGAEVRKVTNKKNALDYMWTGDEAYWGRVSPVLFPIVGRLKEDQYQLDGQTYKMSQHGFLRDVKFDVAEQTSTTVSFVFESLGSFVHVYRYEFKAMIRYSLNEDSLIVQWQILNENKEEMYFSIGAHPAFKVPLVENEPIEDYHLHFTPAVNKNVMEYELKNSFIHEKGTANELSTIPLTNSLFARDALIYSNIDKVTLVSNQSRHGVEVMFQGFPFVGIWSKYMETDGTIAPFVCIEPWYGIADTYDTTGNLKEKFGVNKLGVGETFQAEYIMKFH, via the coding sequence ATGCCAGAACAAAGAGATGAGGGAAAAATGATGATTGTTATTGAAAATGATTGGTTGAAGGTTCATATTGTCAGACACGGAGCAGAAGTACGTAAAGTGACGAATAAGAAAAATGCGCTGGATTATATGTGGACAGGGGATGAGGCATATTGGGGACGAGTCTCACCTGTCTTATTTCCGATTGTGGGAAGGTTAAAGGAAGACCAATATCAACTGGATGGTCAGACCTACAAGATGTCGCAGCATGGCTTTCTGCGTGACGTTAAATTCGATGTGGCAGAGCAGACATCAACAACGGTTTCTTTTGTGTTTGAGTCTCTTGGCTCCTTCGTTCATGTTTATCGTTACGAATTTAAAGCGATGATTCGATATAGTCTCAATGAGGACTCGCTGATTGTTCAATGGCAAATCCTGAATGAAAACAAGGAAGAGATGTATTTTTCCATTGGTGCACATCCTGCATTTAAGGTTCCACTAGTAGAAAATGAACCCATTGAAGATTACCATTTGCACTTTACACCTGCGGTAAATAAGAATGTGATGGAATATGAGTTAAAGAATTCCTTCATTCATGAGAAAGGGACAGCTAATGAACTTTCAACGATTCCACTCACAAACTCTCTATTTGCTCGTGATGCTCTTATTTACAGCAATATCGATAAAGTCACATTGGTATCTAATCAGTCGCGTCATGGTGTAGAAGTAATGTTTCAAGGTTTTCCGTTTGTTGGGATTTGGTCAAAATACATGGAAACAGATGGGACGATAGCTCCGTTTGTTTGCATCGAGCCTTGGTATGGCATAGCTGATACATATGATACAACAGGAAACTTAAAGGAGAAGTTTGGTGTGAATAAGCTTGGAGTAGGAGAAACCTTCCAAGCTGAATATATAATGAAGTTTCATTAA
- a CDS encoding sigma-70 family RNA polymerase sigma factor, producing MESFDDLVIQYKPMIQKIMHSLHIYKNQQEFYQTGLIALWEASQTFEERKGTFSNYAYTSIKGKMLTEMTQNNHYKEKNILPPKEEFWERIEGQDSSLFLERETIQTYCEGLTEKEATWVMESYINQLSIKEIAESENVTVSAVKQWKLGALRKLKVKVLI from the coding sequence GTGGAGAGCTTTGACGATTTAGTTATACAGTATAAACCGATGATTCAAAAGATTATGCATTCCTTGCACATTTATAAAAATCAACAGGAATTCTATCAGACGGGGTTAATAGCACTTTGGGAAGCATCACAAACCTTCGAAGAACGAAAAGGCACCTTTTCGAATTACGCCTACACCTCGATTAAGGGGAAAATGTTAACTGAAATGACACAGAACAACCACTACAAGGAAAAAAACATCCTTCCACCGAAGGAGGAATTTTGGGAAAGGATTGAAGGTCAGGATTCATCTCTTTTTCTTGAGAGGGAAACCATTCAAACCTATTGTGAAGGTCTAACGGAAAAGGAAGCAACATGGGTAATGGAATCGTATATAAATCAACTATCCATTAAAGAAATAGCAGAAAGCGAAAATGTAACCGTATCTGCCGTTAAGCAATGGAAATTAGGAGCACTAAGAAAACTGAAGGTAAAAGTTTTAATTTAA
- a CDS encoding competence protein ComK, with product MTIEKYYLINQHMMYMFGFYDRNGKVCTLVRQFDRVFIVDRSPMEILDDSLRCIGFNLKGAMDTSKIIMGNNMMCPVMINHIHNICVFPDKSHKHEDTIWFNPNQILRTQSLKRKTHIEFRNGLILMSDSKLFSFNHKWKSAEQLSKITIENANNPISFIIEPPRKVRKRRSKIKK from the coding sequence TTGACTATTGAAAAGTACTACTTAATTAATCAGCATATGATGTACATGTTTGGGTTCTATGATCGAAATGGAAAAGTATGTACCCTTGTAAGACAGTTCGACCGTGTTTTCATCGTGGATCGATCACCTATGGAAATACTGGACGATAGTTTAAGATGTATTGGATTTAACTTAAAAGGTGCCATGGATACTTCCAAGATCATCATGGGGAATAACATGATGTGCCCTGTCATGATCAACCATATACATAATATTTGTGTCTTTCCCGATAAATCACATAAACACGAAGATACAATTTGGTTTAATCCCAACCAAATCCTAAGAACACAAAGCCTTAAGCGAAAAACACATATAGAGTTTCGAAACGGACTCATACTCATGAGCGATTCCAAGCTATTTTCTTTTAATCACAAATGGAAATCAGCTGAGCAGTTAAGCAAAATTACCATTGAAAATGCAAATAACCCGATATCTTTTATTATAGAACCACCAAGAAAGGTAAGGAAAAGAAGATCCAAAATTAAAAAGTAG
- a CDS encoding helix-turn-helix transcriptional regulator, which translates to MSRIVVVKLKELLIEKGMSLRELSRESDVRHAALSELANQKRLNAHFQHLARIADALDIDDMNQIITFKKVDD; encoded by the coding sequence ATGAGTAGAATCGTTGTCGTAAAATTAAAAGAACTACTTATAGAAAAAGGAATGTCGCTAAGAGAATTATCCCGTGAAAGTGATGTCCGACATGCGGCTTTAAGTGAATTAGCTAACCAAAAGAGGCTCAACGCACATTTTCAGCATCTGGCCCGTATAGCAGATGCACTAGATATAGACGATATGAATCAAATCATTACTTTCAAAAAAGTCGACGACTAA
- a CDS encoding transposase, producing MTNHYHLLIRSEDTSFSKLMALFNKRYANYYNTKYRLTVHVYEKRFYDKMIADKEGMLEVSRYIHLNPVEAKMVRKPEYSPWSSYHFF from the coding sequence TTGACTAACCACTATCACCTTCTTATTCGTTCAGAAGATACTTCCTTTTCAAAGCTCATGGCATTGTTCAACAAAAGGTATGCAAACTATTATAATACCAAGTATCGCTTAACAGTTCATGTGTATGAAAAACGCTTTTATGACAAGATGATTGCCGATAAAGAAGGAATGCTTGAGGTCAGCCGCTATATTCATTTAAATCCGGTTGAAGCAAAAATGGTTAGGAAGCCAGAATACTCCCCTTGGAGCAGCTATCATTTTTTTTAG
- a CDS encoding ElyC/SanA/YdcF family protein, with amino-acid sequence MNKWKSKWGLALTLAGTITLTSAFAAPTFKEAEETNPNPVITPIKTDEPTSYRINQLEDIAMYYYWHGGDLKQAEEEIFKGITLKGKYDVVEAAYNEAVKLDPHDVDLKISLASTQIIQKKLPEALATYQQILNLDPDNFNAHLLYGVYSKVNGDEKAYKTAIANLKRLDAHKTNEYLEKFATTETIMKTTLNTEVPDNLPQSKHAIVILGYALADDGTMREPLIERLKVGLAAANKNPNSKIIVTGGVPKQGNTEAKLMKEWLMSNGIAEGRILTEDKSTDTVENALFTTAILEKESLKDVTLVTSASHMRRALTIFTEASDFYDKMKAKNSDRAFTNVVYLDYPSIEEAHNVTKDETMVIYRDLMRATGVWQYPDKQR; translated from the coding sequence ATGAATAAATGGAAAAGCAAATGGGGATTGGCCCTTACTTTAGCTGGGACCATCACACTAACATCCGCTTTTGCGGCACCTACTTTCAAAGAGGCGGAGGAAACCAACCCGAATCCGGTTATTACCCCCATTAAAACAGATGAACCTACCTCTTATCGAATAAATCAACTAGAAGATATCGCGATGTACTATTACTGGCATGGCGGTGACCTAAAGCAAGCGGAGGAAGAAATTTTTAAAGGCATTACCCTAAAAGGCAAATATGATGTAGTCGAAGCGGCGTATAATGAGGCCGTCAAACTGGACCCTCATGATGTGGATCTCAAAATCTCGCTGGCATCCACACAAATCATCCAGAAGAAACTCCCGGAAGCATTAGCGACCTACCAGCAAATTCTGAATTTGGATCCTGACAACTTTAATGCACATCTGCTATACGGGGTTTATTCCAAAGTAAATGGGGATGAGAAAGCGTATAAAACGGCCATTGCCAACTTAAAACGGCTCGACGCCCATAAAACCAATGAATACCTTGAAAAATTTGCCACTACAGAAACGATTATGAAGACCACCTTAAACACAGAGGTGCCGGATAATCTGCCGCAGAGCAAGCATGCCATAGTGATTCTGGGATATGCACTTGCGGATGATGGAACGATGAGAGAACCACTAATTGAACGGTTAAAGGTCGGCCTAGCCGCAGCCAACAAGAATCCAAATTCCAAAATCATTGTGACCGGCGGCGTGCCGAAGCAAGGCAATACGGAAGCAAAATTGATGAAGGAGTGGCTCATGTCTAACGGTATAGCGGAAGGAAGGATTTTGACAGAAGATAAATCAACAGACACCGTTGAAAATGCCCTATTCACTACAGCAATCCTTGAAAAAGAAAGTCTGAAGGATGTCACGCTCGTGACAAGCGCCAGCCATATGAGACGCGCACTCACCATCTTTACGGAAGCAAGCGATTTTTACGATAAAATGAAAGCAAAAAACAGCGACCGGGCATTCACGAATGTGGTTTACTTGGATTACCCATCGATTGAAGAAGCCCACAACGTAACCAAAGACGAAACAATGGTCATTTACCGCGACTTAATGAGAGCCACCGGCGTTTGGCAATATCCGGACAAGCAGCGCTAA